A window of Actinobacillus suis ATCC 33415 contains these coding sequences:
- the metX gene encoding homoserine O-acetyltransferase MetX — protein MAHSITLFQDSPLTLALGGELSPIEVAYQTYGKLNADKSNAVLLCHALTGDAEPYKNVPEQGWWQDFIGAGLAFDTDRYFFICSNVLGGCKGTTGPSSINPQTNKPYGSLFPVITVQDIVQVQKALLDALGISHLHAVVGGSFGGMQATQWGITYPDSVDNIINLCSSLTFSAEAIGFNHVMRQAIINDPNFNNGDYYEGLPPDNGLKIARMLGMLTYRTDVQLARAFGRETKQQSEIWGDYFQVESYLSYQGVKFLDRFDANSYLRLLRALDLYDPALGYANEQEALQRIKAKYTLVGVTSDQLFKQIDLHKSKQRLENAGVQVNYYEFHSNFGHDAFLVDYAFFEPMLKKGLAG, from the coding sequence ATGGCTCATAGCATTACTCTCTTTCAAGATTCGCCCTTAACTCTCGCACTTGGCGGTGAATTATCACCTATTGAGGTTGCTTATCAGACTTATGGAAAGCTGAATGCAGACAAAAGCAATGCCGTATTGCTTTGTCATGCCTTAACCGGTGATGCGGAGCCTTATAAAAATGTGCCGGAACAAGGCTGGTGGCAAGATTTTATCGGTGCCGGTTTAGCCTTTGATACGGATCGTTATTTCTTTATCTGTTCAAACGTATTAGGCGGTTGTAAAGGGACAACCGGGCCTTCGTCGATTAACCCACAAACCAATAAGCCTTACGGTAGCCTATTTCCGGTAATTACGGTACAAGATATCGTTCAAGTACAAAAAGCTTTGTTAGATGCGTTAGGTATTTCCCATTTGCATGCGGTTGTCGGCGGCTCATTCGGCGGAATGCAAGCAACACAATGGGGCATTACATATCCAGACTCGGTCGATAATATTATTAACCTTTGTTCTTCACTTACTTTCAGTGCAGAAGCCATTGGCTTTAATCATGTGATGCGCCAAGCGATCATCAATGATCCCAACTTTAACAATGGGGACTACTATGAAGGTTTGCCGCCGGATAACGGTTTGAAAATCGCACGAATGCTTGGAATGTTAACTTATCGTACCGATGTACAGCTTGCCCGAGCATTTGGACGAGAAACCAAGCAACAAAGCGAAATTTGGGGCGACTACTTCCAAGTCGAGTCTTATTTGAGTTATCAAGGGGTAAAATTTTTAGACCGCTTTGATGCGAATAGTTATTTACGCTTATTACGAGCATTGGATTTATATGACCCTGCTCTCGGTTATGCAAATGAACAAGAAGCGCTACAGCGCATTAAAGCAAAATATACGTTAGTCGGTGTTACCAGCGATCAACTGTTTAAGCAGATTGATCTGCATAAAAGTAAACAACGTCTTGAGAATGCCGGTGTACAAGTGAATTATTACGAATTCCACTCGAACTTTGGGCATGATGCTTTTTTAGTGGATTATGCGTTCTTTGAACCGATGCTCAAAAAAGGATTAGCCGGCTAA